CTCGGGCCCTGGGCCGGTTTCTCCATCGGCTGGCTGTACTGGTTCTTCTGGGTGGTCGTACTGGCGGTCGAGGCGACCGCCGGCGCCGTGATCCTGGAGGGCTGGATACCGGCCGTGCCGCAGTGGGGCTGGGCCCTGATCGTGATGCTGGTGCTGACCGCCACCAACCTGGTCTCCGTCGGCTCCTACGGCGAGTTCGAGTTCTGGTTCGCGGGCATCAAGGTCGTCGCCATCGCCGCGTTCATCGTCATCGGCGGGCTGGCGGTCTTCGGAGTGCTGCCCGGTGTGGACAGTGAGCAGGCCGGGCTGAGCAACCTCACCGCGCACGGCGGCTTCCTGCCCCACGGGGCCGGCGCCATCCTCACCGGTGTGCTGCTCGTCGTCTTCTCCTTCATGGGCAGCGAGATCGCCACCCTGGCCGCCGGTGAGTCCGAGAACCCGCGGCAGGCCGTCACCAAGGCCACCAACAGCATCATCTGGCGTGTCGCCGTCTTCTACCTCGGCTCGATCGCGGTCGTCGTGTGCCTCCTGCCGTGGGACAGCAAGTCCATCACCAAGGACGGCTCCTACGTCGCCGCGCTCGACTCCCTCGGCATCGCGCACGCCGGTCAGATCATGAACTTCATCGTGCTGACCTCGGTGCTGTCCTGTCTCAACTCCGGCCTCTACACCGCCTCCCGGATGGCCTTCTCCCTCGGCCGGCGCGGCGACGCGCCGAAGGCCTTCGCCCGCACGACCTCCAACGGCGTGCCGCGCACGGCGATCCTGGCCTCTGTCGCCTTCGGCTTCGTCGCGGTCTTCTTCAACTACAAGTTCCCGGACTCCGTCTTCCTCTTCCTGGTGAACTCCAGTGGCGCGGTCGCCCTGTTCGTGTGGCTGGTGATCTGCTTCAGCCAGCTGCGCATGCGGAAGATCATCAAGGCGGAGTCGCCCGAGAAGCTCGTGGTGAAGATGTGGCTGTACCCGTATCTGACGTGGGCGACTGCCGCGCTGATCGTGTTCATCCTCGGCTACATGCTCACCGACACCGAGCACGACGGGCGCCAGACCATCCTGCTGTCGCTGCTCGTCGCGGCGGTGGTGCTCGTCATCGCCTTCGTGAAGCAGAAGGTCCGTGGGGGCCGCCCTGCCGCCGGTGCCCCGCAGGAGCAGGCCGCGGAGCGGAACGAGGTCTCGGCCGGCTGATCCTGCGGCCGCTCACCGTTCGTCGTGAACGGGGGCCCGTGGCGCGTGCGGCCGTCCGGCCGCACGCGTCACGGGCCCCCGTTCCGTTTGCCTACAGCACCGTGAAACTGTCCTTGACCTTGTCGTAGGTGGCGAGTGCCTCCTGCTCGATCCCGTCCTCGTACCACGTGTTGACCTGGTACGACTTGCCGGTCACGTTGAAACCGAGCAGGCGGGCGTGCCAGTGGACGCCCCGCAGCGTGAACGTGTACTCCCAGACCACCGCCGGGTGACCGCGGAACGTCGTCTCCTCCAGGCGGATCTTGCGGTAGTCCTGGCCCTGGTGGGCGTTGCGCTCCGAGGTCTGCCACGTCTCCAGCAGGTCGCCGCGGGCCAGGGAGGACTTGCCGACCAGCTCCTGGGCGCCGTCCGGGGAGGTGTAGTGCACCTCCGCGCCCGTCTTCACATCCCGCCGCCAGCCGTCCGGCGTCGCCCAGGCGAACCCGCCGGCCTCCCGGTGTGTGCCGGGCGGCAGGGTCTGCGGCCTGGTGGTGCCCTCGACGGTGGGCGTGGGGGTGGGCTGCGAGGGGGTGGTGTCGTCGGTGGCGGCCGGCGCGGACGCCGAGGATCCGGCGCGGGGGGTGTCGTCGCCGCCCGGTGAGCCTGATGACGTCGCCAGCAGGATTCCCACGACCGTGCCGGCGGTGACCAAAGTGGCTGCGGCGGTGGTGAGCACCGTACGGCGGCGGCGGCCTGCGCCGGTACGGGGGCGGGGTGTGGCCGGGAGGGCCGGGCCGGGGAGTTCGCCCGGCGGCACCGGCGTGGGTGTGGGGTGGGGGCGGCGCTCGGTCTCCGCCTGTGCGCGGGTGAGGGAAACGGGGCCCTGGGCCTTCGCGGACGTTTTCGTGGGTGTGGTGTGTGTGAGGTGCGGGTCAGGGTGTGGCTCCGGGACGGGAGCGGGCCTGCGGGGGTCCCGGGGCGGCGGGAGGTGGGCGGGGGCTGGTGATTCCCGCGGGGGTGTGCGCAGAGGTGCCCGCGACTGCGGCTCCGGGGCCGGTCGTTGTCCCCCGAGGGTGGTTTCCAGAACGGGGGCGGCCGCCGGCTGCGGACCCGGTGTGGACTCGTCGTCCGGCACGCCCTCCGGTTCCGGCTCCCGCTCCGGGCTCGCGGGCGACGTGGACGCCTCCCGCGGCCCCACCGCGACCGTCGGTGTCGGAGCCGGGAACGCCACCGGTCGCAGCGCCGTTTCCAGAGCCTCCAGGTCCGGGCGGGCCGACGGTTCCTTCGCCAGCAGGGACGTCAGGGTGTCCCGCAACGGGCCCGACGTGGCGGGGAGTTCCGGCTCCTCGTACAGGACCGCGTGCAGGGTCGCCAGCGTGGTGTCGCGGGAGAACGGGGAGCGGCCGCCCAGGGCCGCGCAGAGGGTCGCGCCGAGGGACCAGACGTCGGACGGTGGG
This is a stretch of genomic DNA from Streptomyces hawaiiensis. It encodes these proteins:
- a CDS encoding amino acid permease, whose translation is MTSQPTLNKTGNDPGGPGEPGAEGSGLQAGLKNRHLSMIAIGGVIGAGLFVGSSSGIATAGPGILLSYALVGTLVVLVMRMLGEMSAANPTSGSFSAHADRALGPWAGFSIGWLYWFFWVVVLAVEATAGAVILEGWIPAVPQWGWALIVMLVLTATNLVSVGSYGEFEFWFAGIKVVAIAAFIVIGGLAVFGVLPGVDSEQAGLSNLTAHGGFLPHGAGAILTGVLLVVFSFMGSEIATLAAGESENPRQAVTKATNSIIWRVAVFYLGSIAVVVCLLPWDSKSITKDGSYVAALDSLGIAHAGQIMNFIVLTSVLSCLNSGLYTASRMAFSLGRRGDAPKAFARTTSNGVPRTAILASVAFGFVAVFFNYKFPDSVFLFLVNSSGAVALFVWLVICFSQLRMRKIIKAESPEKLVVKMWLYPYLTWATAALIVFILGYMLTDTEHDGRQTILLSLLVAAVVLVIAFVKQKVRGGRPAAGAPQEQAAERNEVSAG
- a CDS encoding serine/threonine-protein kinase, with the protein product MVAGRYRLVESIGQGGMGRVWRAADEILDRQIAVKEMRIDGLDAEDSRTRRERTLREARATARIDHPNVVRVYDVVDEGERLWIVMELVAGRSLERILAETGPLSPGETARLGLGLVAALRQVHERGVLHRDIKPGNVLVEHADGMAGSARGNGNGSGQGRRVVLTDFGIAAIQDAKALTMVGMLVGSPDYMAPERISGRPQGPPSDVWSLGATLCAALGGRSPFSRDTTLATLHAVLYEEPELPATSGPLRDTLTSLLAKEPSARPDLEALETALRPVAFPAPTPTVAVGPREASTSPASPEREPEPEGVPDDESTPGPQPAAAPVLETTLGGQRPAPEPQSRAPLRTPPRESPAPAHLPPPRDPRRPAPVPEPHPDPHLTHTTPTKTSAKAQGPVSLTRAQAETERRPHPTPTPVPPGELPGPALPATPRPRTGAGRRRRTVLTTAAATLVTAGTVVGILLATSSGSPGGDDTPRAGSSASAPAATDDTTPSQPTPTPTVEGTTRPQTLPPGTHREAGGFAWATPDGWRRDVKTGAEVHYTSPDGAQELVGKSSLARGDLLETWQTSERNAHQGQDYRKIRLEETTFRGHPAVVWEYTFTLRGVHWHARLLGFNVTGKSYQVNTWYEDGIEQEALATYDKVKDSFTVL